The Pseudarthrobacter sp. NS4 genome includes a window with the following:
- the pyrF gene encoding orotidine-5'-phosphate decarboxylase — protein MPEQVSGAGRESFGSRLGTAMAARGPLCVGIDPHPALLKSWGLDDDAAGLRQFSLTVLEAVASLAAAVKPQVALYERHGSAGMAVLEEVLAAARDESVLTIADAKRGDIGSTMAAYADAWLRDGSPLAADSVTLSPYLGFESLRPALDLAAETGRGVFVLALTSNPEGASVQHAGGADSVARRITGAAAEENNRYQGSLGSVGLVVGATVGTALTDLDLDLAAVRGPILAPGLGAQGATPADLRATFGAAYPYVLGTSSRDILSAGPEPRGLREAALRTLDGLRGE, from the coding sequence ATGCCTGAGCAGGTATCCGGCGCCGGCCGGGAGTCCTTCGGCTCCCGGCTCGGCACGGCCATGGCTGCGCGCGGCCCGCTGTGCGTGGGTATTGACCCGCATCCTGCCCTGCTGAAGAGCTGGGGACTGGACGACGACGCCGCCGGGCTGAGGCAGTTTTCGCTGACCGTCCTGGAGGCGGTGGCATCGCTCGCTGCCGCGGTCAAGCCCCAGGTGGCGCTTTACGAACGCCACGGCTCGGCCGGAATGGCCGTGCTCGAAGAGGTACTTGCTGCCGCCCGGGACGAATCGGTGCTGACCATCGCCGATGCAAAGCGGGGCGACATCGGATCCACCATGGCCGCTTACGCAGACGCATGGCTCCGGGACGGGTCCCCGCTGGCTGCGGATTCGGTGACCCTCAGCCCCTACCTGGGTTTTGAGTCCCTGCGGCCCGCGCTGGACCTCGCGGCGGAGACAGGCCGGGGAGTGTTTGTCCTGGCGCTGACCTCGAACCCGGAAGGCGCCTCTGTCCAGCACGCTGGGGGAGCGGACTCGGTGGCCCGCCGGATCACCGGCGCAGCGGCGGAGGAAAACAACCGCTACCAGGGAAGCCTTGGCTCCGTGGGGCTGGTGGTGGGCGCAACAGTCGGTACCGCGCTGACGGACCTCGACCTGGACCTGGCCGCCGTGCGCGGGCCCATCCTGGCGCCCGGCCTGGGTGCCCAGGGGGCAACGCCGGCGGACCTTCGGGCCACGTTCGGGGCCGCTTACCCGTATGTTCTGGGCACATCAAGCAGGGACATCCTGTCAGCAGGACCCGAACCGCGCGGACTCCGGGAAGCTGCCCTGCGGACGCTTGACGGGCTGCGCGGCGAATAG
- the carA gene encoding glutamine-hydrolyzing carbamoyl-phosphate synthase small subunit — MNTPAATHPAVKANTVTSPTSAQAALVLEDGRIFRGTSYGATGTALGEAVFATGMTGYQETITDPSYARQLVVQTAPHIGNTGVNSEDAESRRIWVAGYIVRDAARRPSNWRSERSLDEELAEQGIVGIQGVDTRAITRHLREHKTMRAGIFSGESAQATDKELLEAVLASAPMEGARLAEEVSVDEAYVVEPKDHGWDGEPRFSIAAVDLGIKAMTPVRFAERGVRVHVLPATATLEDVKAVNPDGFFMSNGPGDPATADAQVKLLRSVLDEKLPYFGICFGNQILGRALGFGTYKLRYGHRGINQPVMDRRTGKVEITSQNHGFAVDAPLDGATQAPEARYGRVEVSHVSLNDDVVEGLACLDIPAFSVQYHPEAAAGPHDAAYLFDRFIGLMEGTRDGRTANLSKDPVDSVHNPIERNAADNKTEDKK; from the coding sequence GTGAACACACCAGCAGCAACACACCCAGCAGTGAAAGCGAATACAGTGACATCACCTACCTCCGCCCAGGCAGCCCTTGTCCTCGAAGACGGCCGCATTTTCCGCGGGACCAGCTACGGCGCCACCGGAACGGCGTTGGGCGAGGCCGTCTTCGCCACCGGCATGACCGGGTACCAGGAAACCATCACGGACCCTTCCTATGCCCGCCAGCTGGTAGTCCAGACCGCTCCCCACATCGGAAACACCGGCGTCAACAGCGAGGACGCCGAGTCCCGCCGCATCTGGGTTGCCGGCTACATCGTCCGTGACGCCGCCCGCCGGCCCTCCAACTGGCGCTCAGAGCGCTCCCTTGACGAGGAACTGGCCGAGCAGGGGATCGTGGGCATCCAGGGCGTTGACACCCGCGCCATCACGCGGCACCTGCGCGAACACAAGACCATGCGCGCCGGCATCTTCTCCGGTGAATCAGCCCAGGCGACGGACAAGGAACTCCTCGAAGCCGTCCTGGCCAGCGCCCCCATGGAAGGTGCCCGACTCGCTGAAGAAGTCAGCGTGGACGAGGCCTACGTGGTGGAACCCAAAGACCACGGCTGGGACGGCGAACCCCGGTTCAGCATCGCCGCCGTCGACCTTGGTATCAAGGCCATGACACCCGTCCGGTTCGCCGAGCGCGGCGTCCGCGTCCATGTCCTCCCGGCCACCGCCACCCTGGAAGACGTCAAGGCCGTCAACCCCGACGGCTTCTTCATGTCCAACGGCCCCGGCGACCCCGCCACCGCTGACGCCCAGGTCAAGCTGCTCCGCTCCGTCCTGGACGAGAAGCTGCCCTACTTCGGCATCTGCTTCGGCAACCAGATCCTGGGCCGCGCACTGGGCTTCGGTACCTACAAGCTCCGCTACGGCCACCGCGGCATCAACCAACCCGTCATGGACCGCCGCACCGGGAAGGTGGAAATCACCTCCCAGAACCACGGCTTTGCCGTGGACGCACCGCTCGACGGCGCCACCCAGGCTCCGGAGGCACGCTACGGGCGCGTCGAGGTCAGCCACGTCAGCCTGAACGACGACGTCGTTGAAGGCCTCGCCTGCCTGGACATCCCGGCGTTCTCCGTGCAGTACCACCCCGAGGCGGCTGCCGGGCCCCACGACGCCGCCTACCTCTTTGACCGATTCATCGGACTGATGGAGGGAACGCGGGACGGCAGGACCGCCAACCTGTCCAAGGACCCCGTGGACTCGGTGCACAACCCGATCGAACGCAACGCCGCTGACAACAAGACTGAGGACAAGAAGTAA
- the carB gene encoding carbamoyl-phosphate synthase large subunit: protein MPKRTDLKSVLVIGSGPIVIGQAAEFDYSGTQALRVLKEEGLRVILVNSNPATIMTDPEFADATYIEPITPEVVEKIIAKERPDAVLPTLGGQTALNTAIALDKNGVLEKYNVELIGANIAAIELGEDREKFKGVVERCGAESARSHIIHTMDEALKAAEDLGYPMVVRPSFTMGGLGSGLAYNENDLRRIVGQGLQYSPTSEVLLEESILGWKEYELEMMRDKNDNVVVVCSIENFDPVGVHTGDSITVAPALTLTDREYQRLRDISIAVIREVGVDTGGCNIQFAIDPATGRVVVIEMNPRVSRSSALASKATGFAIAKIATKLSLGYTLDEIPNDITQKTPASFEPTLDYVVVKVPRFAFEKFPAADNTLTTTMKSVGEAMAMGRNFTEALQKALRSLEQKGSQLDFSSVPEWEVAELIEKAKRPTTERLHQVQRALLGGATVEQLFEATKIDPWFLDQLQLLNEISHEIRQAGALTKEMLQRAKRHGFSDEQIGALTHNPEAVVRGVRQALGIRPVYKTVDTCAAEFAAYTPYHYSAYDEEDEVALHSKPSIIILGSGPNRIGQGIEFDYSCVHASMALRKAGYETVMVNCNPETVSTDYDISTRLYFEPLTLEDVLEVIAAEERTGGVMGVFVQLGGQTPLKLAQQLADAGVPILGTSPEAIDLAEHRGAFSRVLDKAGLISPKNGTAVSFEDAKKIADEIGYPVLVRPSYVLGGRGMEIVYDEPNLSRYIANATEITPDHPVLIDRFLEDAVEIDVDALFDGTDMYLGGIMEHIEEAGIHSGDSACVLPPITLGTNVLERVRTATRAIAEGVGVRGLINIQFALASDVLYVLEANPRASRTVPFVSKATGVQMAKAAALIGTGVTIGQLRSAYKMLPETGDGSTLPLDAPVSVKEAVLPFSRFRTLEGKVVDSLLGPEMRSTGEVMGIDKHFDTAFAKSQAAANNALPTEGKIFVSVANRDKRSVIMGVKRLSDLGFEIVSTGGTADVLRRNGIQATPVRKVAEGSSAEGEGTIADLVIAGEIDMVFNTPSGGEARSDGYELRAAATSIGIPCITTVAEFNAAVQAIEAMRTYEWSVTSLQEHAAALAASQKAALQHA from the coding sequence ATGCCTAAGAGAACTGACCTTAAGAGCGTTCTGGTCATCGGATCGGGACCCATCGTGATCGGCCAGGCTGCCGAATTCGACTATTCCGGGACCCAGGCGCTGCGCGTCCTCAAGGAGGAGGGCCTGCGGGTCATCCTGGTGAACTCCAACCCGGCCACGATCATGACCGACCCCGAGTTCGCCGATGCCACTTACATCGAGCCCATCACCCCCGAGGTGGTGGAGAAGATCATCGCCAAGGAACGCCCGGACGCCGTCCTGCCCACCCTGGGCGGACAGACCGCGCTGAACACCGCCATCGCGCTGGACAAGAACGGCGTGCTCGAGAAGTACAACGTGGAGCTCATCGGCGCCAACATTGCCGCCATTGAGCTCGGCGAGGACCGGGAAAAGTTCAAGGGCGTGGTGGAGCGCTGCGGCGCCGAATCCGCCCGCAGCCACATCATCCACACCATGGACGAGGCCCTCAAAGCCGCCGAGGACCTGGGCTACCCGATGGTGGTCCGCCCCTCGTTCACCATGGGCGGCCTGGGCTCCGGACTGGCCTACAACGAGAATGACCTCCGCCGCATCGTGGGCCAGGGCCTGCAGTACAGCCCCACCAGCGAGGTGCTGCTCGAAGAGAGCATCCTCGGCTGGAAGGAATACGAGCTCGAGATGATGCGGGACAAGAACGACAACGTCGTGGTGGTCTGCTCCATCGAGAACTTCGACCCCGTGGGCGTGCACACCGGCGACTCCATCACGGTTGCCCCCGCACTGACCCTCACCGACCGTGAGTACCAGCGGCTGCGCGACATTTCCATCGCCGTCATCCGTGAAGTGGGCGTGGACACCGGCGGCTGCAACATCCAGTTCGCCATCGACCCCGCCACGGGCCGTGTTGTGGTCATTGAGATGAATCCCCGCGTGTCCCGCTCCTCGGCACTGGCTTCCAAGGCCACCGGTTTCGCCATCGCCAAGATCGCCACCAAGCTTTCGCTCGGCTACACGCTGGATGAGATTCCCAACGACATCACGCAGAAGACGCCGGCATCCTTCGAGCCCACGCTCGACTACGTGGTTGTCAAGGTTCCGCGGTTCGCGTTCGAGAAGTTCCCCGCCGCGGACAACACCCTCACCACCACCATGAAGTCGGTGGGCGAGGCCATGGCCATGGGCCGGAACTTCACCGAAGCCCTGCAGAAGGCCCTTCGTTCCCTGGAGCAGAAAGGCTCGCAGCTGGACTTCAGCAGCGTCCCCGAGTGGGAGGTGGCCGAGCTCATCGAAAAGGCCAAGCGCCCCACCACGGAACGCCTGCACCAGGTCCAGCGCGCCCTCCTGGGCGGCGCCACCGTGGAGCAGCTTTTTGAGGCCACGAAGATCGACCCGTGGTTCCTCGACCAGCTCCAGCTGCTGAACGAGATCTCCCACGAAATCCGCCAGGCCGGCGCCCTCACCAAGGAGATGCTCCAGCGCGCCAAGCGCCACGGCTTCTCCGATGAACAAATCGGCGCGCTCACGCACAACCCCGAGGCCGTGGTCCGGGGAGTACGGCAGGCGCTGGGCATCCGTCCCGTCTACAAGACCGTGGATACCTGTGCCGCCGAGTTCGCCGCCTACACCCCGTACCACTACTCCGCGTACGACGAGGAGGACGAGGTTGCGCTGCACTCCAAGCCGTCCATCATCATCCTCGGCTCCGGCCCCAACCGCATCGGCCAGGGCATCGAGTTCGACTACTCCTGCGTCCACGCCTCCATGGCACTGCGCAAGGCCGGCTACGAGACCGTTATGGTCAACTGCAACCCGGAAACCGTCTCCACCGACTACGACATCTCCACCCGCCTGTACTTCGAGCCCTTGACGCTCGAGGACGTCCTGGAGGTCATCGCCGCGGAGGAACGCACCGGTGGCGTGATGGGCGTCTTCGTCCAGCTCGGCGGCCAGACACCCCTGAAGCTCGCCCAGCAGCTGGCGGACGCCGGGGTTCCGATCCTGGGCACGTCCCCGGAAGCCATCGACCTTGCCGAGCACCGCGGCGCGTTCTCGCGGGTACTGGACAAGGCCGGCCTGATCTCCCCGAAGAACGGCACCGCGGTGTCCTTCGAGGACGCCAAGAAGATCGCTGACGAGATCGGCTACCCCGTCCTGGTCCGCCCGTCCTACGTACTGGGCGGCCGCGGCATGGAGATCGTCTACGACGAGCCCAACCTGTCCCGCTACATCGCCAACGCCACGGAAATCACCCCGGACCACCCGGTGCTGATCGACCGCTTCCTCGAGGACGCCGTCGAAATCGACGTTGACGCGCTCTTCGACGGCACGGACATGTACCTCGGCGGCATCATGGAACACATCGAGGAAGCCGGTATCCACTCCGGTGACTCCGCCTGCGTCCTGCCGCCCATCACGTTGGGCACCAACGTCCTGGAGCGTGTCCGCACCGCAACCCGGGCCATCGCCGAAGGCGTAGGCGTGCGCGGCCTGATCAACATCCAGTTCGCGCTGGCCTCCGACGTCCTGTACGTCCTGGAAGCCAACCCCCGCGCTTCCCGGACCGTGCCGTTCGTGTCCAAGGCCACAGGCGTGCAGATGGCCAAGGCGGCAGCCCTGATCGGCACCGGTGTCACCATCGGCCAGCTCCGCAGCGCCTACAAGATGCTGCCCGAGACCGGTGACGGATCCACCCTGCCCCTGGACGCCCCCGTCTCCGTAAAGGAGGCAGTCCTGCCGTTCAGCCGCTTCCGTACGTTGGAAGGCAAGGTTGTGGACTCACTGCTCGGCCCGGAAATGCGCTCCACCGGCGAGGTGATGGGCATCGACAAGCACTTCGACACCGCATTCGCGAAGAGCCAGGCCGCAGCCAACAACGCACTGCCCACCGAAGGCAAGATTTTCGTCTCCGTGGCAAACCGCGACAAGCGCTCCGTGATCATGGGCGTCAAGCGGCTCTCGGACCTCGGCTTCGAGATCGTCTCCACCGGCGGCACCGCCGACGTGCTGCGCCGCAACGGCATCCAGGCCACGCCGGTCCGCAAGGTGGCCGAAGGCAGCAGCGCCGAAGGCGAAGGCACCATCGCTGACCTGGTGATCGCGGGCGAGATCGACATGGTCTTCAACACGCCTTCCGGCGGCGAAGCGCGCAGCGACGGTTACGAACTCCGTGCCGCCGCAACGTCCATCGGCATCCCCTGCATCACCACGGTGGCCGAGTTCAACGCCGCCGTCCAGGCCATCGAGGCCATGCGCACCTACGAGTGGTCGGTCACCAGCCTGCAGGAACACGCCGCTGCCCTGGCCGCGTCCCAGAAGGCGGCCCTGCAGCATGCCTGA